The following are from one region of the Methanoculleus caldifontis genome:
- a CDS encoding formylmethanofuran dehydrogenase subunit C has translation METVTLTIKDQPGLYLEADTISPDALAGKKAEEIAGLPVYIGKEEHRLGDFFDVSGRAGATAAETKIVVGGDLSRVKYIGMKMTGGEVVVNGNADMYVGAWMQGGKITVNGNVDAFAGTGMKGGELIVKGNAGNYLGAAYRGDWRGMSGGKITVTGNAGSDLGTFMTGGEIVIGGDVDVHVATHAEGGKIIVKGNAKSRVGGQMVEGEIYVFGSIDLMMPGFAYREDVDIEVDGTKGRFALYEGDLGERHRKRKGQMIYGKLYQQIRA, from the coding sequence ATGGAAACCGTTACACTCACCATAAAGGACCAGCCCGGGCTGTACCTCGAGGCCGACACCATCTCCCCCGATGCACTCGCCGGGAAGAAGGCGGAAGAGATCGCCGGACTCCCTGTCTACATCGGCAAGGAGGAGCACCGGCTCGGAGACTTCTTTGATGTCTCCGGCCGGGCCGGAGCGACGGCGGCCGAGACGAAGATCGTCGTCGGCGGCGACCTCTCCCGGGTCAAGTACATCGGCATGAAGATGACCGGCGGCGAGGTCGTTGTCAACGGCAACGCCGACATGTACGTCGGTGCATGGATGCAGGGCGGCAAGATCACCGTGAACGGGAATGTTGACGCCTTTGCCGGAACCGGGATGAAGGGCGGCGAGCTCATCGTCAAGGGCAACGCCGGCAACTACCTCGGTGCCGCATACCGTGGAGACTGGCGCGGCATGTCCGGCGGAAAGATCACTGTCACCGGCAACGCCGGGAGCGATCTCGGCACCTTCATGACCGGCGGCGAGATCGTCATCGGCGGCGACGTCGACGTTCACGTGGCCACCCACGCCGAAGGCGGGAAGATCATCGTCAAGGGCAACGCGAAGAGCCGCGTCGGAGGCCAGATGGTCGAAGGCGAGATCTATGTCTTCGGCAGCATCGACCTCATGATGCCCGGGTTTGCATACCGCGAGGATGTCGATATCGAGGTGGACGGCACCAAGGGACGGTTCGCTCTCTACGAGGGCGACCTTGGCGAACGCCACCGCAAGCGGAAAGGCCAGATGATCTACGGTAAGTTATACCAGCAGATCAGGGCCTGA
- a CDS encoding formylmethanofuran dehydrogenase subunit A — protein MAEYLIKNGFVFDPVQGIKGDKTDVAIKDGKFVETTAVKNPKVIDATGKTVMAGGVDIHAHVAGAKVNVGRSFRPEDKLFGFKAGRGIERMQGGFSVPTTIKTGYDYARMGYTTVMEAAMPPLYARHTHEEMRDTPILDQGAYPVFGNNWFVLEYLKNHEIENTAAYIAWLLRATKGYAVKVVNPGGTEAWAWGLNCENVHDPVPYFDITPAQIIKGLIEANEYLGLPHSMHMHANNLGNPGNYTTTLDSFKLSEGIKPNNKFGREQVMHHTHVQFHSYGGDSWANVESKAKEIMDYVNSHDNMTIDMGQVTLDETTTMTADGPFEHHLTELNHLKWANVDVELETGSGVVPYVYSPDIKVCAIQWAIGLELALLATDSMRVFLTTDHPNAGPFIRYPRVMKWLMSQESRDQQFDAFKHKDKVIDATNLAGIDRELDLYEIAQMTRAGPAKSLGLAHMYGSLAPGLEADVAVYDFNPNEPYAPDTIETAFSNARHLFKTGVQIINDREIVSNGNKRTLWVNTKVNENAQVMRDVKEKFLRYYTVTLNNYEVSGHYLPNPYVIEVDATQ, from the coding sequence ATGGCAGAGTATCTCATCAAGAACGGTTTCGTCTTCGACCCGGTCCAGGGGATCAAGGGCGACAAGACCGATGTCGCCATCAAGGACGGCAAGTTCGTCGAGACCACCGCGGTCAAGAACCCGAAGGTCATCGATGCAACCGGCAAGACCGTCATGGCCGGCGGAGTCGATATCCACGCCCACGTCGCCGGTGCGAAGGTGAACGTCGGCCGGAGTTTCCGCCCGGAGGACAAACTCTTCGGGTTCAAGGCCGGACGCGGCATCGAGCGGATGCAGGGCGGGTTCTCGGTCCCGACGACGATCAAGACCGGCTACGACTACGCCCGCATGGGCTACACCACGGTGATGGAAGCGGCCATGCCGCCGCTCTACGCCCGGCACACCCACGAAGAGATGCGGGACACCCCGATCCTCGACCAGGGTGCCTACCCGGTCTTCGGGAACAACTGGTTCGTCCTCGAGTACCTCAAAAACCACGAGATCGAGAACACCGCCGCCTACATCGCCTGGCTCCTGCGGGCGACGAAAGGCTACGCGGTCAAGGTCGTCAACCCCGGCGGCACGGAAGCCTGGGCCTGGGGCCTGAACTGCGAGAATGTTCACGACCCGGTCCCCTACTTCGACATCACCCCGGCCCAGATCATCAAGGGCCTCATCGAGGCGAACGAGTACCTGGGGCTCCCGCACTCGATGCACATGCACGCGAACAACCTCGGGAACCCCGGCAACTACACGACGACGCTCGACTCGTTCAAACTCTCCGAGGGCATCAAGCCGAACAACAAGTTCGGCCGCGAGCAGGTGATGCACCACACCCACGTCCAGTTCCACTCCTACGGCGGCGACTCCTGGGCGAACGTGGAGTCGAAGGCCAAGGAGATCATGGACTACGTGAACTCGCACGACAACATGACCATCGACATGGGTCAGGTTACGCTCGACGAGACCACGACCATGACCGCCGACGGACCGTTCGAGCACCACCTCACCGAGCTGAACCACCTGAAGTGGGCGAACGTCGACGTCGAACTCGAGACCGGGTCCGGTGTCGTGCCCTACGTCTACAGCCCGGACATCAAGGTCTGCGCCATCCAGTGGGCCATCGGCCTTGAGCTCGCGCTGCTCGCGACGGACTCCATGCGGGTCTTCCTGACCACCGACCACCCCAACGCCGGACCGTTCATCCGCTACCCGCGGGTCATGAAGTGGCTCATGAGCCAGGAGTCCCGGGACCAGCAGTTCGACGCCTTCAAGCACAAGGACAAGGTCATCGACGCGACCAACCTCGCCGGCATCGACCGCGAACTCGACCTCTACGAGATCGCGCAGATGACCCGTGCGGGACCCGCGAAGTCCCTCGGCCTCGCGCACATGTACGGCAGCCTTGCCCCCGGCCTCGAGGCGGACGTTGCGGTCTACGACTTCAACCCGAACGAGCCCTACGCGCCCGACACGATCGAGACGGCCTTCTCGAACGCGAGACACCTCTTCAAGACCGGTGTCCAGATCATCAACGACCGCGAGATCGTCTCGAACGGCAACAAGCGGACCCTCTGGGTGAACACCAAGGTCAACGAGAACGCGCAGGTGATGCGTGACGTCAAGGAGAAATTCCTCCGCTACTACACGGTCACCTTAAACAACTACGAAGTTAGCGGGCACTACCTCCCCAACCCGTACGTCATCGAGGTCGATGCCACACAGTGA
- a CDS encoding formylmethanofuran dehydrogenase subunit B, translated as MTKTVTDVICPFCGTLCDDLEVVVSDDGKQLLEVYNACAIGAEKFLHSQAEDRITRPRMRQEDGSWKEITYDEAIEYTAKMLVDSKKPLMYGWSSTNCEAQATGSELGELVGAVMDNTATVCHGTSLIAVQDIGIPSCTLGEVKNRADRVLFWGCNPAHAHPRHMSRYSIFPRGFFTGKGHTGRKVVVIDPRPTDTARVADVHLQVEQGRDYELLSAFRIAFRGEKLPDVVAGIPKEQIYEAAETLKSGRFVIIFFGMGVTQSLGKNHNIDIAIAVTRDLNEYTKAAIMPMRGHYNVTGSGQVWGWQFGFPFAVDLSRGFARYNPGETTANDLLRRDEVDSVFVLGSDPGAHFPFSSVKKMYDLPSVAIDPHETPTTEVCKVHVPVAFVGVEIGGCAYRMDNVPIETRKVVEAPEGMMTDEEFLDRVLARVKEIKGV; from the coding sequence ATGACGAAGACTGTAACCGACGTAATCTGCCCGTTCTGCGGAACACTCTGCGACGACCTTGAGGTCGTCGTCAGCGACGACGGCAAGCAACTCCTCGAGGTCTACAACGCCTGCGCCATCGGCGCGGAGAAGTTCCTCCACTCCCAGGCAGAGGACCGGATCACCCGCCCCCGTATGCGGCAGGAAGACGGTTCCTGGAAGGAGATCACCTACGACGAGGCGATCGAGTACACGGCGAAGATGCTCGTCGATTCGAAGAAGCCTCTGATGTACGGCTGGAGCTCCACGAACTGCGAGGCACAGGCAACCGGCTCCGAGCTCGGCGAGCTCGTCGGCGCGGTCATGGACAACACGGCGACCGTCTGCCACGGCACATCCCTCATCGCGGTTCAGGATATCGGTATCCCGAGCTGCACGCTCGGTGAGGTCAAGAACCGTGCCGACCGCGTCCTCTTCTGGGGATGCAACCCGGCGCACGCTCACCCGCGGCACATGTCCCGCTACTCGATCTTCCCCCGCGGCTTCTTCACAGGGAAGGGCCACACGGGCCGCAAGGTCGTCGTCATCGACCCGCGCCCCACCGACACCGCCCGCGTGGCGGACGTCCACCTGCAGGTCGAGCAGGGACGCGACTACGAACTTCTCAGCGCGTTCCGGATCGCGTTCCGGGGCGAGAAGCTCCCCGACGTCGTCGCCGGAATCCCGAAAGAGCAGATCTACGAGGCTGCCGAGACGCTCAAGAGCGGCCGGTTCGTGATCATCTTCTTCGGTATGGGCGTGACCCAGTCGCTTGGAAAGAATCACAACATCGACATCGCCATCGCGGTCACCCGTGACTTAAACGAGTACACGAAGGCGGCCATCATGCCGATGCGCGGGCACTACAACGTCACCGGCTCCGGTCAGGTCTGGGGCTGGCAGTTCGGGTTCCCCTTCGCGGTGGACCTCTCCCGCGGATTTGCCCGCTACAACCCCGGCGAGACGACGGCAAACGACCTCCTCCGCAGGGACGAGGTGGACTCCGTCTTTGTCCTCGGCAGCGACCCCGGCGCGCACTTCCCCTTCAGCTCCGTCAAGAAGATGTACGACCTTCCCTCGGTCGCGATCGACCCGCACGAGACCCCGACCACCGAGGTCTGCAAGGTCCACGTCCCGGTCGCCTTCGTCGGCGTCGAGATCGGCGGATGCGCTTACCGGATGGACAACGTCCCGATTGAGACCAGAAAGGTCGTCGAGGCCCCTGAGGGCATGATGACCGACGAGGAGTTCCTCGACCGCGTGCTCGCGCGCGTCAAGGAGATCAAGGGGGTATAA
- a CDS encoding molybdopterin dinucleotide binding domain-containing protein: protein MAISVNLITGRTIQQGVSMEAGKEKPAYTTACGIIELDPADFKKLGAYRNTNVRVTSNYGSVVVKAVEATQGPHPGVAYIPMGPWANMVVNPNTYSTGMPTFKGTPVQVDVAKNEPVFSSLELVRKGCRGELA from the coding sequence ATGGCAATCAGTGTAAATTTGATCACGGGCCGCACCATCCAGCAGGGGGTGTCCATGGAGGCGGGGAAGGAAAAACCCGCCTACACCACCGCTTGCGGGATCATCGAGCTGGACCCGGCGGACTTCAAGAAGCTGGGTGCTTACCGCAACACGAACGTACGTGTTACCAGCAACTACGGTAGTGTCGTCGTCAAGGCGGTCGAGGCAACCCAGGGCCCCCATCCCGGTGTAGCATACATCCCGATGGGCCCCTGGGCAAATATGGTGGTCAACCCGAACACCTACTCGACCGGGATGCCAACCTTTAAGGGTACGCCTGTTCAGGTGGACGTCGCCAAGAACGAACCCGTTTTCAGCTCGCTTGAGCTGGTGCGCAAAGGATGCAGGGGTGAGTTAGCATGA
- a CDS encoding hydrogenase iron-sulfur subunit, with translation MADENWKPKIIAIICNWCSYAGADLAGGARIQYPPDIRAVRVMCTGRVDPLFILKAFQDGADGVLVSGCHFGDCHYLEGNYKAAKRMFLLKSVLKNIGLDDKRLRMTFVSASEGAKWGMVMTDVIKTINELGPSPLKEFAR, from the coding sequence ATGGCAGACGAGAACTGGAAACCCAAGATCATCGCCATCATCTGCAACTGGTGCTCGTATGCCGGTGCAGACCTTGCAGGCGGCGCCCGCATTCAGTACCCGCCCGACATCCGTGCCGTCCGTGTGATGTGCACGGGCCGGGTCGACCCCCTCTTCATCCTGAAGGCATTCCAGGATGGAGCAGACGGCGTGCTCGTCTCCGGTTGCCACTTCGGCGACTGCCACTACCTTGAGGGCAACTACAAGGCAGCGAAGAGGATGTTCCTCTTAAAGAGTGTCCTCAAGAACATCGGCCTTGACGACAAGCGTCTCAGGATGACCTTCGTCTCCGCATCAGAGGGTGCAAAGTGGGGCATGGTCATGACGGACGTCATCAAGACCATCAACGAGCTCGGTCCAAGCCCGCTCAAAGAGTTTGCCAGGTAA